One region of Bactrocera neohumeralis isolate Rockhampton chromosome 5, APGP_CSIRO_Bneo_wtdbg2-racon-allhic-juicebox.fasta_v2, whole genome shotgun sequence genomic DNA includes:
- the LOC126760404 gene encoding probable peroxisomal acyl-coenzyme A oxidase 1 isoform X1 — protein sequence MPSNAVNPDLQREREKASFNTQEFTYWWLGGKEKYEAKKKLEKLFLDDPELKDELPISYMSPKELYEHSVRKAVIIAKKLRELRADGEDDVDTYTALFGGALGSALIKEGNPMMLHFVMFVPTIMGQGTVEQQIEWLTKAWDCNILGTYAQTELGHGTFLRGLETRAEYDATTQEFVLNTPTISAYKWWPGGMGHTANHAIVVAQLYTKGVFRGLAPFIVQLRDLETHMPMQGIDVGDIGPKIGMKSVNNGYLGLKNVRVPLNNMLMKNQQVLPDGTYVAPKNSVLTYGTMMFVRVALIRDLSQTLAKASTIAMRYSAVRRQSPIDPNKPEPQIIEHTTQQLKVFPQIAKAIIFKITGEHIWNMFNNVTGELEQGNMDRLPEMHALSCCLKAITSADSAAAVEVCRLSCGGHGYMDCSNFPTIYGMTTAVCTYEGENTVMLLQTARYLVKVYAQALSGEPLVPTVQYISDYIKNREFGAFDCTLEQIVHAFQFVAANKVRIAYERMENHRRQGHEPETAANLVGIELTQAADLHGRAFLAQTAYSGLNQLIRQVSPALGAVFQTILELYLLDACLGRMGDLLRFINLTDGDVSKLELRLAECLKRLRPNAVALVDSFDVHDRVLDSALGAADGRVYERIFESVKKNPMNKEPVNKTFHQYLKPFMKANL from the exons atgccGTCCAATGCAGTTAACCCAGATTTGCAACGTGAACGTGAAAAAGCGTCTTTTAACACGCAAGAATTCACCTATTGGTGGCTAGGTGGCAAGGAGAAGTATGAGGCAAAAAAGAAACTAG AGAAACTGTTTCTGGACGACCCTGAATTGAAGGATGAGCTCCCCATCTCGTACATGTCACCTAAGGAACTGTACGAGCACAGCGTACGCAAAGCCGTAATTATTGCGAAAAAGTTGCGCGAACTACGTGCTGATGGCGAAGACGACGTGGATACTTATAC TGCACTTTTTGGCGGCGCACTTGGCTCGGCGCTGATTAAGGAGGGCAATCCGATGATGCTGCACTTTGTCATGTTCGTACCAACGATAATGGGTCAAGGTACGGTGGAACAACAAATTGAATGGCTGACTAAAGCCTGGGATTGCAATATACTCGGTACATATGCACAGACTGAGCTGGGTCACGGCACGTTTTTGCGCGGTTTGGAAACGCGTGCCGAATACGATGCCACCACACAAGAGTTCGTTTTGAATACGCCCACAATTAGCGCCTACAAATGGTGGCCGGGTGGTA TGGGGCACACTGCCAACCATGCCATAGTCGTGGCGCAACTCTACACCAAAGGCGTGTTTCGTGGGCTGGCGCCATTCATTGTGCAACTGCGTGATTTGGAAACACATATGCCTATGCAGGGCATAGATGTTGGTGATATTGGGCCTAAAATCGGCATGAAGTCGGTCAATAACGGCtatttgggtttaaaaaatgTGCGTGTGCCTTTGAACAATATGCTGATGAAGAATCAACAAGTTTTACCCGATGGTACTTATGTAGCGCCGAAGAATAGCGTACTCACTTACGGCACTATGATGTTTGTACGCGTGGCGCTCATACGCGATCTGTCGCAAACATTGGCGAAGGCTTCAACAATTGCCATGCGTTACTCGGCGGTGCGGCGTCAAAGTCCCATAGACCCCAA CAAGCCCGAGCCACAAATTATCGAGCATACCACGCAGCAATTGAAAGTCTTTCCGCAAATCGCAAAGGCCATCATCTTCAAAATAACAGGCGAACACATATGGAACATGTTCAACAATGTCACTGGCGAGTTGGAGCAAGGCAACATGGATCGCTTGCCGGAAATGCATGCGCTGTCCTGTTGCCTGAAAGCCATTACAAGCGCAGACTCCGCGGCGGCGGTGGAAGTGTGTCGCTTATCTTGCGGTGGACATGGCTATATGGATTGCTCTAATTTTCCCACAATATACGGCATGACCACAGCTGTTTGCACATATGAGGGCGAGAATACCGTTATGTTGCTGCAGACAGCGCGCTATCTGGTCAAAGTGTACGCGCAGGCTCTGAGTGGTGAACCGTTAGTGCCGACGGTGCAATATATTAGTGATTACATAAAGAATAGAGAATTCGGCGCGTTCGATTGTACGCTGGAGCAAATTGTACATGCTTTCCAATTCGTGGCTGCGAA CAAGGTGCGCATTGCCTACGAACGCATGGAGAATCACCGCCGGCAAGGCCATGAACCCGAAACGGCGGCCAATTTGGTGGGCATTGAGCTGACACAAGCCGCTGAT CTTCACGGACGCGCTTTTCTTGCACAAACCGCGTACAGCGGGCTGAATCAGCTCATACGTCAAGTTTCACCCGCGTTGGGTGCCGTGTTCCAAACGATTTTAGAATTATATTTGCTGGACGCCTGTTTGGGTCGCATGGGCGACTTGTTACGC TTCATTAACCTAACCGATGGCGATGTCAGCAAATTGGAGCTGCGTCTGGCCGAATGCCTTAAGCGTTTGCGTCCCAATGCTGTGGCACTTGTCGATAGCTTCGATGTGCACGATCGTGTTTTAGACTCAGCTTTGGGCGCAGCCGATGGCCGCGTTTACGAACGTATCTTTGAGTCGGTCAAAAAGAATCCCATGAACAAGGAACCAGTGAATAAAACATTCCATCAGTATTTGAAGCCTTTCATGAAGGCGAATTTGTAG
- the LOC126760404 gene encoding probable peroxisomal acyl-coenzyme A oxidase 1 isoform X2: MHMYVCMLYANMQFCTLWRIRNKKLFLDDPELKDELPISYMSPKELYEHSVRKAVIIAKKLRELRADGEDDVDTYTALFGGALGSALIKEGNPMMLHFVMFVPTIMGQGTVEQQIEWLTKAWDCNILGTYAQTELGHGTFLRGLETRAEYDATTQEFVLNTPTISAYKWWPGGMGHTANHAIVVAQLYTKGVFRGLAPFIVQLRDLETHMPMQGIDVGDIGPKIGMKSVNNGYLGLKNVRVPLNNMLMKNQQVLPDGTYVAPKNSVLTYGTMMFVRVALIRDLSQTLAKASTIAMRYSAVRRQSPIDPNKPEPQIIEHTTQQLKVFPQIAKAIIFKITGEHIWNMFNNVTGELEQGNMDRLPEMHALSCCLKAITSADSAAAVEVCRLSCGGHGYMDCSNFPTIYGMTTAVCTYEGENTVMLLQTARYLVKVYAQALSGEPLVPTVQYISDYIKNREFGAFDCTLEQIVHAFQFVAANKVRIAYERMENHRRQGHEPETAANLVGIELTQAADLHGRAFLAQTAYSGLNQLIRQVSPALGAVFQTILELYLLDACLGRMGDLLRFINLTDGDVSKLELRLAECLKRLRPNAVALVDSFDVHDRVLDSALGAADGRVYERIFESVKKNPMNKEPVNKTFHQYLKPFMKANL, encoded by the exons atgcatatgtatgtatgtatgttgtatgcAAACATGCAGTTTTGTACACtttggcgtatacgtaaca AGAAACTGTTTCTGGACGACCCTGAATTGAAGGATGAGCTCCCCATCTCGTACATGTCACCTAAGGAACTGTACGAGCACAGCGTACGCAAAGCCGTAATTATTGCGAAAAAGTTGCGCGAACTACGTGCTGATGGCGAAGACGACGTGGATACTTATAC TGCACTTTTTGGCGGCGCACTTGGCTCGGCGCTGATTAAGGAGGGCAATCCGATGATGCTGCACTTTGTCATGTTCGTACCAACGATAATGGGTCAAGGTACGGTGGAACAACAAATTGAATGGCTGACTAAAGCCTGGGATTGCAATATACTCGGTACATATGCACAGACTGAGCTGGGTCACGGCACGTTTTTGCGCGGTTTGGAAACGCGTGCCGAATACGATGCCACCACACAAGAGTTCGTTTTGAATACGCCCACAATTAGCGCCTACAAATGGTGGCCGGGTGGTA TGGGGCACACTGCCAACCATGCCATAGTCGTGGCGCAACTCTACACCAAAGGCGTGTTTCGTGGGCTGGCGCCATTCATTGTGCAACTGCGTGATTTGGAAACACATATGCCTATGCAGGGCATAGATGTTGGTGATATTGGGCCTAAAATCGGCATGAAGTCGGTCAATAACGGCtatttgggtttaaaaaatgTGCGTGTGCCTTTGAACAATATGCTGATGAAGAATCAACAAGTTTTACCCGATGGTACTTATGTAGCGCCGAAGAATAGCGTACTCACTTACGGCACTATGATGTTTGTACGCGTGGCGCTCATACGCGATCTGTCGCAAACATTGGCGAAGGCTTCAACAATTGCCATGCGTTACTCGGCGGTGCGGCGTCAAAGTCCCATAGACCCCAA CAAGCCCGAGCCACAAATTATCGAGCATACCACGCAGCAATTGAAAGTCTTTCCGCAAATCGCAAAGGCCATCATCTTCAAAATAACAGGCGAACACATATGGAACATGTTCAACAATGTCACTGGCGAGTTGGAGCAAGGCAACATGGATCGCTTGCCGGAAATGCATGCGCTGTCCTGTTGCCTGAAAGCCATTACAAGCGCAGACTCCGCGGCGGCGGTGGAAGTGTGTCGCTTATCTTGCGGTGGACATGGCTATATGGATTGCTCTAATTTTCCCACAATATACGGCATGACCACAGCTGTTTGCACATATGAGGGCGAGAATACCGTTATGTTGCTGCAGACAGCGCGCTATCTGGTCAAAGTGTACGCGCAGGCTCTGAGTGGTGAACCGTTAGTGCCGACGGTGCAATATATTAGTGATTACATAAAGAATAGAGAATTCGGCGCGTTCGATTGTACGCTGGAGCAAATTGTACATGCTTTCCAATTCGTGGCTGCGAA CAAGGTGCGCATTGCCTACGAACGCATGGAGAATCACCGCCGGCAAGGCCATGAACCCGAAACGGCGGCCAATTTGGTGGGCATTGAGCTGACACAAGCCGCTGAT CTTCACGGACGCGCTTTTCTTGCACAAACCGCGTACAGCGGGCTGAATCAGCTCATACGTCAAGTTTCACCCGCGTTGGGTGCCGTGTTCCAAACGATTTTAGAATTATATTTGCTGGACGCCTGTTTGGGTCGCATGGGCGACTTGTTACGC TTCATTAACCTAACCGATGGCGATGTCAGCAAATTGGAGCTGCGTCTGGCCGAATGCCTTAAGCGTTTGCGTCCCAATGCTGTGGCACTTGTCGATAGCTTCGATGTGCACGATCGTGTTTTAGACTCAGCTTTGGGCGCAGCCGATGGCCGCGTTTACGAACGTATCTTTGAGTCGGTCAAAAAGAATCCCATGAACAAGGAACCAGTGAATAAAACATTCCATCAGTATTTGAAGCCTTTCATGAAGGCGAATTTGTAG
- the LOC126760405 gene encoding uncharacterized protein CG3556, whose amino-acid sequence MARVILATTTRTNSIIFTALIIAFLQLAVFTRVGVAFIPTVAPAPAATGAQLSSSIPQTETNANTIASSAVLEHGVSTTSTPLQTPAVSTSEPVVGAETALESVSTAASLTSTTASTTTTTATTAPEHDIIGSPGPDKREQEAILKALDWLKEKRAADYGWGNDTHVVILAKELSGARDPTDADGHLQIIQELEDTLSVKEMEIEILAMLDRHHTLPKPLNLEKLARYVLALGSLCKDPKHFHGHDLVATLQHHEPAQDNEFALATLSACSAAAHVRKRQIRRLLDIASGVTDQGVDTIAMVILALRCIVTDHRHRHLQHFVRRPARGLASLQDPRGGFGSLRSTALAMQALQDLEHDPAGSWNRTAASKWILSRQREDGGWTEEPLHDGQDPGIGVGLTADIILALGWKGLGAVRALQCDHVIRENSDPTSENGEPKLAVPYGLTSSAEESDSKNVSYTYTLWVGSNVTETFSLSLVSPKNTSFFKAMTQAADLDPRFAFEAREWPNGHYVHTLAGKKEEPRGYNYWLLYRLPELPDPNNTPGNQLIAPVGVDELMVEDGEHYLYWYKKL is encoded by the exons ATGGCTCGCGTAATACTCGCAACTACAACGCGTACGAACTCCATAATCTTTACCGCGCTGATAATCGCCTTTCTACAGCTCGCCGTCTTCACTAGAGTAGGTGTCGCGTTTATCCCTACGGTCGCACCGGCACCTGCGGCCACAGGGGCACAACTCTCGAGTAGTATTCCGCAAACCGAAACTAATGCCAATACCATTGCATCCTCGGCCGTGCTTGAGCATGGTGTGTCCACAACTAGTACGCCACTACAGACGCCTGCCGTCTCCACCAGCGAACCCGTGGTTGGCGCCGAAACTGCTTTAGAATCTGTTAGCACAGCTGCATCGCTCACGTCCACCACTGCAAGCACTACAACCACTACTGCTACCACTGCGCCTGAACATGATATTATCGGTTCGCCTGGTCCGGACAAGCGTGAACAAGAAGCCATCTTGAAGGCGTTGGATTGGTTGAAGGAAAAACGTGCTGCTGATTATGGTTGGGGCAATGACACGCATGTCGTTATTTTGGCTAAGGAGTTGTCCGGCGCACGCGATCCCACTGACGCCGATGGCCACTTGCAGATCATACAAGAGCTGGAGGACACATTGTCCGTGAAGGAGATGGAAATTGAAATATTGGCCATGTTGGATCGTCATCATACGCTGCCGAAACCGCTGAATCTGGAGAAACTGGCGCGTTACGTGCTGGCACTCGGTTCGCTGTGTAAGGATCCGAAACATTTTCATGGCCACGACTTAGTCGCCACGCTTCAGCATCATGAACCGGCGCAAGATAATGAGTTCGCCTTAGCCACGCTGTCGGCGTGTAGTGCGGCTGCGCATGTGCGCAAGCGCCAAATACGCCGACTGCTGGATATAGCGAGCGGCGTAACGGATCAGGGTGTGGACACCATTGCCATGGTTATATTGGCGCTGCGCTGCATTGTGACCGATCATCGGCATCGCCATCTACAGCACTTTGTACGACGGCCTGCCAGAGGATTGGCCAGTTTGCAGGATCCACGCGGCGGCTTCGGTTCACTGCGCAGCACTGCATTGGCTATGCAGGCATTGCAAGATCTCGAGCACGATCCCGCCGGCTCTTGGAACCGTACCGCCGCATCAAAGTGGATATTGAGTCGGCAACGTGAGGACGGCGGTTGGACTGAAGAGCCATTGCACGATGGACAGGACCCCGGCATCGGCGTAGGTTTGACCGCGGACATTATACTGGCGTTGGGTTGGAAGGGACTGGGCGCAGTGCGTGCACTACAGTGCGATCACGTGATACGCGAGAACAGTGATCCAACTTCAG AAAATGGCGAACCAAAACTAGCTGTACCCTATGGACTTACATCATCGGCCGAGGAGTCGGACTCGAAGAATGTCTCCTACACATACACACTGTGGGTGGGTTCGAATGTGACGGAAACGTTCTCGCTCTCGCTGGTCTCTCCAAAGAACACCAGTTTCTTCAAGGCCATGACACAGGCTGCCGATTTGGATCCACG ATTTGCTTTCGAGGCGCGTGAATGGCCAAACGGACATTATGTACACACACTAGCCGGCAAAAAGGAGGAGCCCAGGGG GTACAACTACTGGCTGCTGTATCGTTTGCCTGAGTTACCAGATCCTAA